Part of the Microcoleus sp. AS-A8 genome, ATCCTCGCAGGTGAGCTGCCGAGTTAATCAACCAGGTGCTATGCCAGAGCAATACTGACCTTAAGAACATCCCATAGATGACAAACGACCATCCTCCTAACCCATACAACAGCAGTCCCAGGGGAATTTGCAGAAGCAAGTAGTAGCGATTCAACCAACGGTAATAGGGGTCACGGTCTAGGTCAAGCGCAAATCTTTTATAACGCTCGTAGTTGAAAAACTCTTCGCGGATGTAAAAAAGCCACAGCATATGGCTCCACCAAAAACCTCGCGAAGCCGAGTAAGGGTCTTTGTCTTCATCCTCGGTATAGAGATGATGCATCCGGTGTGCGGCAACCCAGGTAATTGGTCCTTCTTGAAGGGCGAAGGCACCGATAGTCGTAATAATGTATTCCAACCAAGACGGCACCCTAAAACTACGATGAGTTAAAAGTCGGTGATACCCTAAACAGATACCAATGCTGCCAAATAACCAGTGGAGAAGTATCATTACTCCCAAAGCTGACCAAGAAAAAAACCAGGGAGCCAAAAGAGCCAAAGCGTGAACTGCACCAATAAAGGCAACAGTCGTCCAGCTGAGAGCAATGGGCTGCTTGCCCTCAGGGACATTTGATTGTCTAGTCATGAATCTTTCCTAAAAATGCTGTGAATAATTCAGGGTTGGTGCGGTTACTTCTAGGTAGCGCTATCTGTGTCCCCAGAGTAGTCATCCAGTATTCCGGCACCAGTTGCTTGCCTCACGCCCTCTTCTGTTTTTGCCTGATCGGGAAAATCAGTTTCTCCAAATACGGAAAGTTGCCAAAATCCCCAAACCTGGCTTCTGAAATCTGTTCCGAGTTGGCTGACTTGCGTCAAAACTTCTGCCCAGTTATAAGCCGTTTGAAGTTTGGTAGCCCACTCTTTTGCTGTTTGTCTTGAGAGTTCATCCGGTTGATTGAGTGAATCAGACTCTGGAACATTCATCGTTAGTCCCAATAGTTTTTATTAACATTCACTTGAGAAAAGTTACTTTTGCAGAAAAAAGAGCTATATCCTTACAAAGAACGAATTTCAGAGTTTATGTACTGAAAGTATGCGACCTTGGAGAGATAATCCCCGCGCTGACAGTTTCAGACATGGATTGTGCCATTTGGCATCGTGGTGTCATGCAGGTTGGCACTCGTTAAATCGGCTTCATCCAGGATGGCTTTGTATAAGTAAGCTCTACTTAGATCGGCACCACTGAAGTTAACTCCACTCAAGTTGATACCATTTAAGCGTGCGCCACTTAGATTAGTCCCCTGGAAATCCCTTCTACCGGCTGCATATAGCCTCAACAGTTCAGTAGCATCCATTTTCTTTCCTCTTAATAAAAAACTTTTATAAAGCTGTATTTTTGCTTGATGAGCGATTAGCGATCGCTTATTTCCGATCGGCTATAGATCCAGCCTCAACAAGCTTGGCTAGTGAATCGCTATCGAACTCATTCAGAGCTTTGCACAGATTTTCAAACTGCTTGTATTTCTCCAAGCTGTACTGACCTTCATCCATGTGTAATATCTGACAAAACTGCTTGTAATCAGTTTTCCAGTGAAAGGTGTTGAGAGCTTGAACAAAGGCTTTGATTGTAATCATTTAAAATGTCCTGATCAATAAGTGTAGAGAATAGAGCTTTAGGGCAATTTAGTGAGTGTTTGTGGATTTTTTGGGTCTCAAAAGTTTTTTAAACTACCTGCTATCTCTCCGTGA contains:
- a CDS encoding fatty acid desaturase, with translation MTRQSNVPEGKQPIALSWTTVAFIGAVHALALLAPWFFSWSALGVMILLHWLFGSIGICLGYHRLLTHRSFRVPSWLEYIITTIGAFALQEGPITWVAAHRMHHLYTEDEDKDPYSASRGFWWSHMLWLFYIREEFFNYERYKRFALDLDRDPYYRWLNRYYLLLQIPLGLLLYGLGGWSFVIYGMFLRSVLLWHSTWLINSAAHLRGYRNFSSDDGSRNLWWAALLTYGEGWHNNHHAHPNVAKAGQRWWEIDVTWWAIQVLSTFGLAQKIVRLNPESSVQG
- a CDS encoding pentapeptide repeat-containing protein — protein: MDATELLRLYAAGRRDFQGTNLSGARLNGINLSGVNFSGADLSRAYLYKAILDEADLTSANLHDTTMPNGTIHV